A window of Polycladomyces subterraneus genomic DNA:
GGTCAATCCGGGTTTCAAGCTCACGAAGTGCTGATTGTGCCCTGTCGATCCATTTCTCAGCGACAGGAGCGTCCTTGACAGCCGGTTCTTGGAACTGGTCGATCAAGCCGGAAAAGGTACCGGTGTCGGCATTGTCGTCCGGTCCGGCTTGGTATTCGTGACGCAGCACAAAAGGCCGGCCGAGCTTGACGGTGGCGTTGGAGTCACCGATTCGCCCTTTGACAGAGGAAACAGGAATGCGCAAATAAGACTGATGCGCATCTGATTCCCAGTCTAGGGCTTTGTCAAAGTAACCGTGGTCATATTCATACGCACCGCCCAGTTGGAACCCTTCTTTATCAAGCAGGGATTCCACGTCGGCATAACGTCCCTGTAGGTTTTCGATGACGGGTGAGTGTAACGGGATCATGGATACCCCTCCTTTCACATTAGTGTGCGACAGGATACTGTCGATCATGCGACAAGGCGGCATAGCCAAGTGGTAAGGCAGAGGACTGCAAATCCTTTACCCCCGGTTCGAATCCGGGTGCCGCCTCCAAAATCTAGAAAAAAATTTCT
This region includes:
- a CDS encoding YugN family protein encodes the protein MIPLHSPVIENLQGRYADVESLLDKEGFQLGGAYEYDHGYFDKALDWESDAHQSYLRIPVSSVKGRIGDSNATVKLGRPFVLRHEYQAGPDDNADTGTFSGLIDQFQEPAVKDAPVAEKWIDRAQSALRELETRIDQEFRK